One genomic window of bacterium includes the following:
- a CDS encoding nucleotidyltransferase domain-containing protein — MIDALMPKVRRDILALLLSRPDEAFYQREVVRATQGGKGAVERELRRLSNAGIVLREKRGNQTYYRANQDCPIYPELHRLMVKTAGIADVVREALSQVQGIRLAFIFGSMAKGGGDTKSDVDVLIVGDASFADISGALLPAQERLAREITPTVYTPDEFAERLKGKHRFLMRVLQEPKIMLIGAPDDLERMGELAPE, encoded by the coding sequence AATGCCCAAGGTCAGAAGAGACATCCTCGCCTTGCTGCTCTCCCGGCCCGACGAGGCGTTCTACCAGCGTGAGGTCGTCCGGGCCACGCAGGGCGGCAAGGGCGCGGTCGAGCGCGAGCTGCGAAGGCTGAGCAATGCCGGGATCGTCCTACGGGAGAAGCGCGGGAACCAGACCTACTACCGGGCAAACCAGGACTGCCCGATCTACCCCGAACTGCACCGACTCATGGTGAAGACAGCCGGAATCGCGGACGTTGTCCGGGAGGCTCTGAGCCAAGTCCAAGGCATCCGACTCGCGTTCATCTTCGGCAGCATGGCGAAGGGGGGCGGAGACACGAAGAGCGATGTGGACGTGCTCATCGTTGGCGACGCTTCTTTTGCTGACATCTCAGGCGCGCTGTTGCCTGCACAGGAGCGCCTGGCCAGGGAGATCACCCCGACAGTCTACACGCCGGATGAGTTCGCGGAGAGGCTCAAAGGGAAGCACCGCTTCCTGATGCGCGTCTTACAGGAACCGAAGATCATGCTGATAGGAGCGCCCGATGACCTTGAGCGAATGGGCGAACTTGCACCGGAGTGA